TGAGAATTGAATGTTTTATGAATAAATTGATCAAttgattaattattattaatatatgtttaaatgtgaatattaaattaCTCTACTTTTAAgcatttggattatagaaatactactGAGTTTATACTCGGTGTACAGTTTgttttccatgcgcaggttaggttAAAGTTAGACTGACGATTCAACATCCATCAGAGATCTGGAACTCAAAACGTGGTGAAGTATACTTCTTTTTGgcaatggcatgtacctaggatgtttatGTTAATCATTTTGAAAAATGATTGTAAATGATGTTAAGATGATATTggttgcttatatatatatatgatatgttgaGGTTTAATATGGGATGTATGAGTAAATGCATAAGTAAGTATGATATAGGCATATTTGAGTTGTAATTGACATGATTTTAGAGTAAGATTGAATGAAGTTTTAATGGATTGTTTTGAGAATAGATATGAAGGATCTATAGGGAACATTTATTAGGTCAATAAGttgattgttttgatatgttttagatgTATTTGATTGTGTTTTAGATTGGTTGAACGATTGGTTTTTTGAGTTGCTTGTTGTTTAAGATTGCAGGGTATGGTAAACTTGATgcttaaggttcattttgagtccacacggccaggcacgcGGGCGTGTGAttggaccgtgtgagacacacggctaacacatgggcgtgtggtttggctgtCTGTCCTCTgcaactttaaaatttcaaaacaaaaaatgcCTAGGTAatttcacacgggcagagacacgggtgtgcgtttcagccgtgtgacctaagtcagagagttacatagggttGGACACAGCCTAAGGCACAGGCATGTTtaatggccacacgggtgtgtcccttgatcacatgggcgtgtgacccttgcatCTAGGAAAAATTTATAGAGTACCTGATTAAGTatcgatttgtttctaacacatattttgggcctcaatgGCTCAAAagagggacaatatgattaaattattatatgtatgttagatgattataaaatatttgtatttgatctaaaaagtccagtaatgctctgtaaccctgttctgacaATGGATAAGgtaaaggggtgttacagaatattttttaaatagataatttatttcaaatataaatcaatttaactattaaaacattaagtgataaatatttatttatctacTTATCTTATCTAATAGATTTTTATTgagaattttatattaataaaatttaatataattgtcaaacacatttaaaatattaaataaatattgagtcttaactcaattggCATAGGTATTGTTATCAATATAAGAGGACATGGGTTCGAGTGCGTTCAAAcgcattattttcctatttattggTTGAGGAAGAGCTACGGGGAGTTCTAAGTATTGTGTAAAAAATATGATTAtaatctataatgagattattttaaaaaaaatataggcttaattaaatatttttcatcacCATTTAAAAAGtatcatattaataataatagaagTTATGCAAAGATTTATCATTTATATGTTACTTTCATATAATTTTCTTAGATTTATATAGTTttgaatactaaaaaaattagttatagtataattatgaaaatatagaCTAATCttcaatattattaattaaagtaatactttttaaaattaaatcattaacattgatgtattaaatattttaaaatattaataaacaactATAAAGATATGAATCAATCTTCTATATTTACGTcccaaaagaaaattttctatatttatacTCCTAAAAAACTTCAATATAataaaagtttatatttaataattttgatcatatatatttaaattaatgataagatattaagttatttgaattatttattaaaatttttttttcttatacttATTTATGTATCTGGATTATTTTATGCTACGCTCGCTGTGAAACATTTTTTAACTATTCTATTATTACTagtaaatatttttgtttaaaaataatatttaaaacatttatactcttatatttctatttcatatttatataacaATGTCACAGGTAAGAATGGAATAATCCAATGCATTAAAGAAAGAAATACCGAAAGACggttgaaattttatatatttataattgaacATGATAGTAAAACTGAGAAAAAGAAACACTATTTAAGGTAAAAACAGGAATGAAATTCTCATAAATACCCTTTGCCTTTATTTCTTCTCGCTAATCAATTAAGCCATGTCTTTTCTCGTCCATGAATAAAATACGACTTCCCACTTTCCAATCAGCTAGCTATTCTTCTCCAGTCCCGTAAGAGCATCCTATAAAAATAACCTCTCCTTCAGGGCTTCACCTATAACCACATGCCTTGCCATGctcaattttttctattttagttcTTTTCCTTCTTGACTCGCACTCCACAATCTAATTCTCCATTTCCCATTTTGAACTCTCCAGCATTCTCCATTTTGGCTGTACTTAGAATGTTTTGTTGGCTTGTAATGTGAGCAACATGTTTCAGTGCTTGTCTATGAATGTCTGAACTAAACATCTtcctgtctttttttttttttttccttctgtttgtttctcttgcgTTACTATATGCCTTCCATGCTTTCTCCTTGCTAACTTTGAGGTACACAGGAAAGGGTAATACTTTTTTGAGTTAAAATTGTTGATGATTGTTGGTTTCTGTAAGGGTGCCATTTAATGAGAGTTTCAAAGCTACTTTAATATCTAATAAAAGAAAGGTTGCATTTTTTAAACGTAAagtttcccctttttttttttttttttttttttcttttttcccttcttAAATAAAACTATGATCCTATGTTTTCTATGGAACCAATTTTTAACTTTTGGAGTTAATTAATCATCAATCTTTTGATTTACTTCTTACCAGGGTTTTGATTGAAGCTTAAGAGGCATGGCAGAGAAGAAAGGTAGTGCAAGAGAAGAAGTGGTGATCAATGTTCCCAGTGAAGAAAATCCCAAATGGCTAAAAGGGTCTCCTGCAATGGAATCAGAGGCATTGGACCCTAAGCAAAATGTTCAAGTTTCAATCACCAAAGCATTTGGTCCAACTGCAAATAAGCCACCAAAAGTTCCAAGTGCAGTTAATGAGACCCCTTTTACTAGAAGAAGGTCATTTGCTAAACCCAAGTCAAGATTTGGGGAACAATCTTATCTTTTTGAAACTGATCAAATGGAAGAGAATGGTTTAACTAATGAAGAACAAGTGGGTGGTAATTCACCTTATGGACACTCCTTTAGTAAGGTTTCCCCTAATAACAAGTTGGGGAGAAGTGTTAGGACTGATTCCGCGGTGTCGAAAACGTCATCAATGGCCTCTACAGGCCCCAGTGGAGAAAGTGaatatgaggagataattaagaAAGTTAAACTGCATAATGAGAAGCTTAAAAGAGTGAAACCTAAGGTTGTGATTGAGTGGCTCATATTTTTGTTACTCTTGGGATGCTTAATAGCTAGCTTAACTTCAGATGAGCTGCAGAGCACCCATTTTTGGGGTTTGAAAACTTGGAAATGGTGTGTGCTTGTGATGGTTATATTCTGTGGTATGTTGGTTACTCGTTGGTTTATGCATCTTGTTGTTTTCTTGATTGAGATCAACTTTCTACTACGGAAGAAAGTCCTGTATTTCGTTCATGGTTTGAAGAAGAGTGTTCAAGTGTTTATATCGCTGAGTTTAGTTCTTGTTACTTGGGTTCTTTTGTTTCTTGATGTCGAGAGATCGAAGACTGCCACGAAAATTCTCGATTATGTTAC
This portion of the Gossypium hirsutum isolate 1008001.06 unplaced genomic scaffold, Gossypium_hirsutum_v2.1 scaffold_1632, whole genome shotgun sequence genome encodes:
- the LOC121227738 gene encoding mechanosensitive ion channel protein 10-like; the protein is MAEKKGSAREEVVINVPSEENPKWLKGSPAMESEALDPKQNVQVSITKAFGPTANKPPKVPSAVNETPFTRRRSFAKPKSRFGEQSYLFETDQMEENGLTNEEQVGGNSPYGHSFSKVSPNNKLGRSVRTDSAVSKTSSMASTGPSGESEYEEIIKKVKLHNEKLKRVKPKVVIEWLIFLLLLGCLIASLTSDELQSTHFWGLKTWKWCVLVMVIFCGMLVTRWFMHLVVFLIEINFLLRKKVLYFVHGLKKSVQVFISLSLVLVTWVLLFLDVERSKTATKILDYVTWTLVSILIGAFLWLLKTLLLKILASNFHMNKFFDRIQESVFHHYILRTLSGRPLMETDEKSPLHLTVSNAKKGKGGKTKKLIDMGKVHKLKREKVSSWHMKVLVDAITNSGLSTISNTLDE